From Streptomyces sp. NBC_00237, a single genomic window includes:
- a CDS encoding vancomycin high temperature exclusion protein → MRLKRVGVKWPRLLPRLPEGRRGKRRLVQAVMAGCVLALLPSTWTYASTSSRVGEVADAPAREVAMVFGAGLWKGEPTPYLARRLDAAAELYRTGKVKVVLVTGDNSREEYDEPDAMRAYLVKHGVPDGHVVSDYAGFDTWDSCVRAKKIFGVDRAVLISQAFHIRRAVTLCEAAGVDGFGVGVDDEHDATWYYGGAREVFAAGKALLDATFRPDPHFLGEREKGVTEALAGGVAR, encoded by the coding sequence ATGCGGTTGAAGAGGGTCGGCGTGAAGTGGCCCCGGCTGCTGCCCCGGCTGCCCGAGGGGCGGCGGGGAAAGCGCCGCCTCGTGCAGGCCGTGATGGCGGGGTGCGTGCTGGCGCTGCTGCCCTCCACGTGGACGTACGCCTCGACGAGCAGCCGCGTCGGCGAGGTCGCGGACGCCCCGGCGCGGGAGGTGGCGATGGTGTTCGGCGCGGGCCTGTGGAAGGGCGAGCCGACTCCGTACCTGGCCCGCCGCCTGGACGCGGCGGCCGAGCTGTACCGGACGGGGAAGGTCAAGGTCGTCCTGGTCACCGGGGACAACAGCCGTGAGGAGTACGACGAACCGGACGCGATGCGCGCCTACCTCGTCAAGCACGGGGTCCCCGACGGGCACGTCGTGAGCGACTACGCCGGTTTCGACACCTGGGACTCGTGCGTACGGGCCAAGAAGATCTTCGGCGTCGACCGGGCGGTGCTGATCAGCCAGGCGTTCCACATACGGCGGGCCGTCACCCTGTGCGAGGCGGCCGGGGTGGACGGCTTCGGGGTCGGTGTCGACGACGAGCACGACGCGACCTGGTACTACGGCGGGGCCCGCGAGGTGTTCGCGGCGGGCAAGGCGCTGCTCGACGCGACGTTCCGGCCGGATCCGCACTTTCTCGGTGAGCGGGAGAAGGGGGTCACCGAGGCGTTGGCAGGGGGCGTGGCGCGCTGA
- a CDS encoding ABC transporter ATP-binding protein yields the protein MRALLGLLRPRLHPYRRTLALVVALQLAQIAATLYLPTLNADVINKGVLTGDTGYVLSSGGRMIAVTVVQVAAAAAAVWFGARVAMGIGRDLRSAVFSRVQDFSVREVGQFGASSLITRTTNDVQQVQMLTVLLLTMLVAAPLMCLGGIVMALSQDVPLALLMLVFVPVLGGVVGTIVHRMPVLFRRMQERIDRVNRMMREQITGIRVVRAFVRDQHEQDRYARANTELMQMALRSGRLMALLMPSILIVWELATIAVIWAGGQRIDSGSLQVGSLIAFLGYLMQILMAVMMTAFLMMQVPRAEVSAERIREVLDTEPSVVPPTTPVRELFGRGQLALRDADFSYPGAEEPVLRGVSLTARPGRTTAIIGSTGSGKTTLLHLIPRLFDATGGEVVVGGANVRDIDPDLLSRTVGLVPQKPYLFSGTVASNLRYGNPDATDADLWHALGVAQARDFVESLGGGPGEGLDAPVAQGGTNLSGGQRQRLSIARALVTRPGIYLFDDSFSALDYATDAALRRALAAETAEATVVIVAQRVSTIRDADSIVVLDEGRVVGTGTHTSLMRDNQTYREIVLSQLTEEEAA from the coding sequence ATGCGCGCACTCCTCGGCCTGCTCCGCCCCCGCCTGCACCCCTACCGCCGTACCCTCGCCCTTGTCGTGGCGCTCCAGCTCGCCCAGATCGCCGCGACCCTCTACCTGCCCACCCTCAACGCCGACGTCATCAACAAGGGTGTTCTCACCGGTGACACCGGATACGTCCTGTCCTCCGGCGGGCGCATGATCGCCGTGACCGTCGTCCAGGTGGCCGCCGCCGCGGCGGCCGTCTGGTTCGGGGCACGGGTCGCCATGGGGATCGGGCGCGACCTGCGCTCCGCGGTCTTCTCCCGCGTACAGGACTTCTCCGTAAGGGAAGTCGGGCAGTTCGGGGCGTCGTCGCTCATCACCCGGACGACCAATGACGTGCAGCAGGTCCAGATGCTGACCGTCCTGCTGCTGACCATGCTGGTCGCCGCCCCGCTGATGTGCCTCGGCGGCATCGTGATGGCGCTGAGCCAGGACGTGCCGCTCGCCCTGCTGATGCTCGTCTTCGTGCCCGTCCTCGGCGGGGTCGTCGGCACGATCGTCCACCGCATGCCCGTCCTCTTCCGGCGCATGCAGGAGCGCATCGACCGCGTCAACCGCATGATGCGCGAACAGATCACCGGCATCCGGGTCGTCCGCGCCTTCGTCCGCGACCAGCACGAGCAGGACCGGTACGCCCGGGCCAACACCGAGCTCATGCAGATGGCGCTGCGCAGTGGCCGACTGATGGCCCTGCTGATGCCGTCCATCCTCATCGTGTGGGAACTCGCCACCATCGCCGTCATCTGGGCCGGCGGTCAGCGCATCGACTCCGGGTCGTTGCAGGTCGGCTCGCTGATCGCCTTCCTCGGGTATCTGATGCAGATCCTGATGGCGGTGATGATGACCGCGTTCCTGATGATGCAGGTGCCGCGCGCCGAGGTCAGCGCGGAACGCATCCGTGAGGTCCTGGACACCGAGCCGAGCGTCGTACCGCCCACCACTCCCGTCCGTGAACTCTTCGGACGCGGCCAACTCGCTCTGCGCGACGCCGACTTCAGCTATCCGGGCGCCGAGGAGCCCGTCCTGCGCGGGGTGTCCCTCACCGCCCGCCCCGGCCGCACCACCGCGATCATCGGCTCCACCGGCAGCGGCAAGACCACCCTCCTCCACCTGATCCCGCGCCTCTTCGACGCCACGGGCGGCGAGGTGGTGGTCGGCGGCGCGAACGTCCGCGACATCGACCCCGACCTCCTGTCCCGCACCGTCGGCCTCGTCCCCCAGAAGCCGTACCTCTTCTCCGGCACCGTCGCCTCCAACCTCCGGTACGGAAACCCCGACGCCACCGACGCCGACCTCTGGCACGCCCTCGGCGTCGCCCAGGCCCGCGACTTCGTCGAGTCCCTCGGCGGAGGACCTGGCGAGGGACTCGACGCCCCCGTCGCCCAGGGCGGCACCAACCTCTCCGGCGGACAGCGCCAACGCCTGTCCATCGCACGGGCGTTGGTCACCCGCCCCGGCATCTACCTCTTCGACGACTCCTTCTCCGCCCTCGACTACGCCACCGACGCGGCCCTGCGCCGCGCCCTGGCCGCCGAGACCGCCGAGGCCACCGTCGTCATCGTCGCCCAACGCGTCTCCACCATCCGCGACGCCGACTCCATCGTCGTCCTCGACGAGGGCCGCGTCGTCGGCACCGGCACCCACACGTCGCTCATGCGGGACAACCAGACCTACCGGGAGATCGTCCTCTCCCAGCTCACCGAGGAGGAAGCCGCATGA
- the dnaG gene encoding DNA primase, with amino-acid sequence MAGRINDDDVKAVREALPIDAVVSEYLSLRNAGGGNLKGLCPFHDEKSPSFQVSPSKGLFHCFGCQEGGDTIAFVMKIDHLTFAETVERLAAQAGITLRYEEGGYNPSTQRGERTRLVEAHKAAADFYIQQLESPEAEIGRKFLAERGFDQTAAAHFGVGYSPAGWDHLTRYLRGKGFSDKELLLSGLAQESRRSPIDRFRGRLMWPIRDIGGEVVGFGARKLRDDDNGPKYLNTPETPIYKKSQVLYGIDLAKKDIAKSSRAVVVEGYTDVMACHLAGVTTAIATCGTAFGGDHIKILRRLLMDNGSARVIFTFDGDAAGQKAALRAFEDDQKFAAETYIAIAPDNMDPCDLRLAKGDEAVADLTQPRTPLFEFALRQIIARYDLETPGGRAAALDEAGPVVARIKNSASQHEVAVQLAGMLGILDTQFVVKRIAQLARWAKDRGGRGPSSGPESRRQQNYPSGPAAPVVSGPALNLRSPVHRTERELLKLALQRPDLVSPAFDAYGADEFTAPPYAAVRQTIEEAGGAELGAQAPADYLATVRECAIDDQVRAMVTELAVEALHAKSIDEVYAGVQLVQVRLRAVDRRILEVQGSLARLGGHGDPAHLAAVQNELWVLQQYAQSLRNHGAAAL; translated from the coding sequence GTGGCAGGCAGGATCAACGACGACGACGTGAAGGCGGTCCGGGAGGCGCTCCCGATCGACGCCGTCGTGTCCGAATACCTTTCGCTCCGCAACGCGGGCGGCGGCAACCTCAAGGGCCTCTGCCCCTTCCACGACGAGAAGTCCCCGTCCTTCCAGGTCAGCCCGAGCAAGGGTCTCTTCCACTGCTTCGGCTGCCAGGAAGGCGGCGACACGATCGCCTTCGTGATGAAGATCGACCACCTCACCTTCGCGGAGACGGTCGAGCGCCTCGCCGCGCAGGCGGGCATCACCCTGCGGTACGAGGAGGGCGGCTACAACCCCTCCACCCAGCGCGGCGAACGCACCCGCCTGGTCGAGGCCCACAAGGCCGCCGCCGACTTCTACATCCAGCAGCTGGAGAGCCCCGAGGCGGAGATCGGCCGGAAGTTCCTCGCCGAGCGCGGTTTCGACCAGACCGCCGCCGCCCACTTCGGCGTCGGCTACAGCCCGGCGGGCTGGGACCACCTCACCCGCTACCTGCGCGGCAAGGGCTTCTCCGACAAGGAGCTGCTCCTGTCCGGGCTCGCCCAGGAGTCCCGCCGCAGCCCCATCGACCGCTTCCGGGGCCGTCTGATGTGGCCGATCCGCGACATCGGCGGCGAGGTCGTCGGCTTCGGCGCGCGCAAGCTCCGCGACGACGACAACGGGCCGAAGTACCTCAACACCCCCGAGACCCCGATCTACAAGAAGTCCCAGGTCCTGTACGGCATCGACCTGGCCAAGAAGGACATCGCCAAGTCCAGCCGCGCCGTCGTCGTCGAGGGCTACACCGACGTCATGGCCTGCCACCTGGCCGGAGTCACCACCGCCATCGCGACCTGCGGCACGGCATTCGGCGGCGACCACATCAAGATCCTCCGCCGGTTGCTGATGGACAACGGCTCGGCCCGGGTGATCTTCACGTTCGACGGTGACGCCGCAGGTCAGAAGGCCGCCCTACGCGCGTTCGAGGACGACCAGAAGTTCGCCGCCGAGACGTACATCGCGATCGCCCCCGACAACATGGACCCCTGCGACCTGCGCCTGGCCAAGGGCGACGAGGCCGTCGCCGACCTCACGCAGCCCCGCACCCCGCTCTTCGAGTTCGCGCTGCGCCAGATCATCGCGCGCTACGACCTGGAGACTCCGGGGGGCCGCGCCGCCGCCCTCGACGAGGCGGGCCCCGTCGTCGCCCGCATCAAGAACAGCGCCTCCCAGCACGAGGTCGCCGTCCAGCTCGCGGGCATGCTCGGCATCCTCGACACCCAGTTCGTCGTCAAGCGCATCGCGCAGCTCGCCCGCTGGGCGAAGGACCGGGGCGGGCGCGGGCCCTCCTCGGGACCGGAGTCGCGCCGACAGCAGAACTACCCCTCGGGCCCCGCCGCCCCCGTCGTCAGCGGCCCCGCCCTCAACCTCCGCAGCCCCGTCCACCGCACCGAGCGCGAGCTCCTCAAGCTCGCCCTCCAGCGGCCCGACCTGGTCTCCCCGGCCTTCGACGCGTACGGCGCCGACGAGTTCACGGCCCCTCCGTACGCGGCCGTACGGCAGACCATCGAGGAGGCGGGCGGTGCCGAGCTGGGCGCGCAGGCACCCGCCGACTACCTCGCCACGGTCCGCGAGTGCGCGATCGACGACCAGGTCAGGGCCATGGTCACCGAACTCGCCGTCGAGGCCCTGCACGCCAAGTCCATCGACGAGGTCTACGCGGGCGTCCAGCTCGTGCAGGTCCGCCTGCGCGCCGTCGACCGCCGCATCCTCGAAGTCCAGGGCTCCCTGGCCCGGCTCGGCGGGCACGGCGACCCCGCCCATCTGGCCGCCGTACAGAACGAGCTGTGGGTCCTCCAGCAGTACGCGCAGTCCCTGCGCAACCACGGTGCGGCTGCCCTGTAG
- a CDS encoding I78 family peptidase inhibitor: protein MHSSHLKTLFTAAALAATFFAPAGESHAAEHQPAVAVAPDYDQWIGKTLVRTGETDPTGAPADHLVHERDIPKPYRIVRPGAILTQEYLPDRLNVHVDDQNRITRIHFG, encoded by the coding sequence ATGCACAGCTCCCACCTCAAGACCCTGTTCACGGCAGCGGCCCTCGCGGCGACCTTCTTCGCCCCCGCCGGTGAGTCCCACGCCGCCGAGCACCAGCCGGCGGTGGCCGTCGCACCCGACTACGACCAGTGGATCGGCAAGACCCTCGTACGGACCGGCGAGACCGACCCCACCGGCGCCCCCGCCGACCACCTCGTCCACGAGCGGGACATCCCCAAGCCGTACCGGATCGTCAGGCCCGGCGCGATCCTGACGCAGGAGTACCTGCCGGACCGCCTGAACGTCCACGTCGACGACCAGAACCGGATCACCCGCATCCACTTCGGCTGA
- a CDS encoding ABC transporter ATP-binding protein, whose translation MSTTQEEAPTGKIPTGQAPTGKVPERKGPPPQRGPGVVGPPPLERSLDFRRSGLRLLRMLGPEKHLVAAVLTSGVLAVTLAVLSPKILGEATDLVVSGAKSEAGIDFDAVARVLLLALVLTVGGALFTWIQVRIAMVVVQRLGFRLRERAETKLARLPLSYFDRQPRGEVLSRTTNDIDNVVQTTQQASGQMVRALLTLVGVLVMMFWISPLMALVTLATVPLSVYGAYLIGRRAQPQFVKQWAVTGKLNGHIEEMYTGHSLVKVFGRRKQAIATFDALGDELYEASFKAQFISGVIQPAMSFIGNLNYVLIAVVGGLRVASGTLTIGEIQAFVQYSYEFNGPVTQIAAMANLLQSGVASAERVFDLLDAEEESAEPPHSGSTERARGRVTFEKVAFRYEPDKPLIEDLTLTVDPGQTVAIVGPTGAGKTTLVNLLMRFYEVTGGRITLDGTDIATLPREELRAHTGMVLQDTWLFGGTIADNIAYGVEGETSRERVVEAAMATYADRFIRTLPDGYDTVVDEEAGNLSAGEKQLITIARAFLTEPSILVLDEATSSVDTRTEVLIQRAMNSLRRGRTSFVIAHRLSTIRDADVILVMEAGRIVEQGTHDELLAADGAYARLYASQFAAAA comes from the coding sequence ATGAGCACCACCCAGGAGGAGGCCCCCACCGGGAAGATCCCCACGGGGCAGGCCCCCACCGGAAAGGTCCCCGAGCGCAAGGGCCCGCCCCCGCAGCGCGGTCCCGGAGTCGTCGGCCCCCCGCCGCTGGAACGCTCCCTCGACTTCCGCCGCTCGGGCCTGCGCCTGCTGCGCATGCTCGGCCCCGAGAAGCACCTCGTGGCGGCCGTCCTCACCTCCGGCGTCCTCGCCGTCACCCTCGCCGTGCTGTCCCCGAAGATCCTCGGCGAGGCCACCGACCTCGTGGTGAGCGGGGCGAAGAGCGAAGCGGGCATCGACTTCGACGCCGTCGCCCGGGTCCTCCTCCTCGCCCTCGTACTCACCGTCGGCGGGGCCCTGTTCACCTGGATCCAGGTGCGGATCGCCATGGTCGTCGTCCAGCGCCTCGGCTTCCGGCTCCGCGAACGCGCCGAGACCAAGCTCGCCCGCCTGCCCCTCTCCTACTTCGACCGCCAGCCGCGCGGCGAGGTCCTCTCCCGCACCACCAACGACATCGACAACGTCGTCCAGACCACCCAGCAGGCATCCGGACAGATGGTGCGCGCCCTGCTCACCCTCGTCGGCGTCCTCGTGATGATGTTCTGGATCTCGCCCCTGATGGCGTTGGTCACCCTCGCCACCGTCCCGCTGTCCGTGTACGGGGCGTACCTGATCGGCCGCCGCGCCCAGCCCCAGTTCGTCAAGCAGTGGGCGGTCACCGGCAAGCTCAACGGGCACATCGAGGAGATGTACACCGGGCACTCCCTGGTGAAGGTCTTCGGCCGCAGGAAGCAGGCGATCGCCACCTTCGACGCCCTCGGCGACGAGCTCTACGAGGCGAGCTTCAAGGCCCAGTTCATCTCCGGCGTCATCCAGCCCGCGATGTCCTTCATCGGCAACCTCAACTACGTCCTGATCGCCGTCGTCGGCGGCCTGCGCGTCGCCTCCGGCACCCTGACCATCGGCGAGATCCAGGCATTCGTCCAGTACTCGTACGAATTCAACGGCCCGGTCACCCAGATCGCCGCCATGGCCAACCTCCTCCAGTCCGGGGTGGCCTCCGCCGAGCGCGTCTTCGACCTGCTCGACGCCGAGGAGGAGTCCGCCGAACCCCCGCACAGCGGCAGCACCGAGCGGGCCAGGGGACGCGTCACCTTCGAGAAGGTCGCCTTCCGGTACGAGCCGGACAAGCCCCTCATCGAGGACCTCACCCTCACCGTCGACCCCGGCCAGACCGTCGCGATCGTCGGCCCGACCGGCGCGGGCAAGACCACCCTCGTCAACCTCCTCATGCGGTTCTACGAGGTCACCGGCGGCCGCATCACCCTCGACGGCACCGACATCGCCACCCTGCCCCGCGAGGAACTCCGCGCCCACACCGGCATGGTCCTCCAGGACACCTGGCTCTTCGGCGGGACCATCGCCGACAACATCGCGTACGGGGTGGAGGGCGAGACCTCCCGCGAGCGGGTCGTCGAGGCGGCCATGGCGACGTACGCCGACCGCTTCATCCGCACCCTCCCCGACGGCTACGACACGGTCGTCGACGAGGAGGCGGGCAACCTCAGCGCGGGCGAGAAGCAGCTCATCACCATCGCCCGCGCCTTCCTCACCGAGCCCTCGATCCTGGTCCTCGACGAGGCCACCAGCTCCGTCGACACCCGCACCGAGGTCCTCATCCAGCGGGCCATGAACTCCCTGCGCCGGGGCCGGACCTCGTTCGTCATCGCCCACCGGCTCTCCACCATCCGCGACGCGGACGTGATCCTGGTGATGGAGGCGGGCCGCATCGTCGAACAGGGCACGCACGACGAACTCCTCGCGGCGGACGGGGCGTACGCCCGGCTCTACGCGTCGCAGTTCGCCGCCGCGGCCTAG
- a CDS encoding NAD(P)/FAD-dependent oxidoreductase, with the protein MVDADQTFVIIGGGLAGAKAAETLRSEGFTGRVILIGDERDHPYERPPLSKGLLTGKADRDSVFTHDAAWYAAHDIELHLGQTVVHLDREARTVRLGDDGTLIQYDKLLIATGSEPRRLDIPGTDLTGVHHLRRLSHAERLRGVLATLGRDNGHLVIAGAGWIGLEIAAAARGYGAEVTVVEAEPTPLHSVLGPELGQLFTDLHAEHGVRFHFGARLTEIVGQDGLVLAARTDDGEEHPAHDVLAAIGAAPRTALAESSGLALVDRAHGGGIAVDGHHRTNDPDVFAAGDVAAVPLHLPGTSLHGQRLRVEHWANALNGGPAAARAMLGRGTPYDRVPYFFSDQYDLGLEYSGWAPPGTYDQVVVRGDAGKRTFIAFWLKDHRVLAGMNVNVWDVTESIQRLIRSGTEVDQHALADPSVPLDSLIA; encoded by the coding sequence GTGGTCGACGCAGATCAGACATTCGTCATCATCGGCGGCGGACTCGCCGGCGCGAAAGCCGCCGAGACCCTCCGCTCCGAGGGCTTCACCGGCCGGGTGATCCTGATCGGCGACGAACGCGACCACCCCTACGAACGCCCGCCCCTCTCCAAGGGCCTCCTCACCGGCAAGGCCGACCGCGACAGCGTCTTCACCCACGACGCCGCCTGGTACGCCGCCCACGACATCGAGCTCCACCTCGGCCAGACCGTCGTCCACCTCGACCGCGAGGCCCGCACCGTCCGCCTCGGCGACGACGGCACCCTCATCCAGTACGACAAGCTCCTCATCGCCACCGGCTCCGAACCCCGCCGCCTCGACATCCCCGGCACCGACCTCACGGGCGTCCACCACCTGCGCCGTCTCTCCCACGCCGAGCGCCTGCGCGGAGTCCTCGCCACCCTCGGCCGCGACAACGGCCACCTCGTGATCGCCGGAGCAGGCTGGATCGGGCTGGAGATCGCCGCCGCCGCACGCGGGTACGGAGCCGAGGTCACCGTCGTCGAGGCCGAGCCCACCCCGCTGCACTCCGTCCTCGGCCCCGAGCTCGGCCAGCTCTTCACCGACCTGCACGCCGAGCACGGCGTCCGCTTCCACTTCGGGGCCCGCCTCACCGAGATCGTCGGCCAGGACGGCCTGGTCCTCGCCGCCCGCACCGACGACGGCGAGGAGCACCCCGCCCACGACGTCCTCGCAGCCATCGGCGCCGCCCCCCGCACCGCCCTCGCCGAGTCCTCCGGGCTCGCCCTCGTCGACCGCGCCCACGGCGGCGGCATCGCCGTCGACGGACACCACCGCACCAACGACCCCGACGTCTTCGCCGCCGGCGACGTCGCCGCCGTCCCCCTGCACCTCCCCGGCACCTCCCTGCACGGACAGCGCCTGCGCGTCGAGCACTGGGCCAACGCCCTCAACGGCGGCCCCGCCGCCGCCCGCGCGATGCTCGGCCGGGGCACGCCGTACGACCGCGTCCCGTACTTCTTCTCCGACCAGTACGACCTCGGTCTCGAATACTCGGGCTGGGCGCCCCCGGGCACGTACGACCAGGTCGTCGTGCGCGGCGACGCCGGGAAGCGCACGTTCATCGCCTTCTGGCTGAAGGACCACCGCGTCCTCGCGGGCATGAACGTCAATGTGTGGGACGTCACCGAGTCGATCCAGCGCCTGATCAGGAGCGGCACGGAAGTCGACCAGCACGCCCTCGCCGACCCCTCGGTCCCCCTGGACTCCTTGATCGCGTAG
- a CDS encoding HAMP domain-containing sensor histidine kinase produces the protein MIRRAARRVRGFVAGLSLRWKIAALPAAGAALVALAIGVLIHQARTAQVAETARESAVAELYRVRQLYELTGHVDPQDTGAALDSPELPAALDANARAGSRNTYLDLSGPTPSVWAARPIGDQVLSVRLPLGAQRAEIGDLDRSLVMWGAVVVALAALAGAALASRLSRRLRSAAATARRISNGDLDARIAIRPGGPRATKDEVAELSAALNTMAASLQRRIETEQRFTADVAHELRTPLTGLQTAAELLPPSRPTELVRDRVNALRTLTEDLLEVARLDSHAEEPDLSTHPLGRLVRSITERLGCPAQVSAPEAAETYVRTDARRLARIVTNLLVNARKHGGDPVEVRVEGPRVVVRDHGPGFPEKLLADGPQRFLTGAAERGQGSGLGLTIAFGQARAIGARVELANHPDDGGAVVVVTLPTTPEEG, from the coding sequence GTGATCCGCCGGGCCGCCCGCCGGGTGCGGGGCTTCGTCGCCGGGCTCAGCCTCCGCTGGAAGATCGCCGCGCTGCCCGCCGCAGGCGCGGCCCTGGTCGCGCTGGCCATCGGGGTGCTGATCCACCAGGCCCGTACCGCCCAGGTCGCGGAGACCGCCCGGGAGTCGGCCGTCGCCGAGCTGTACCGGGTGCGCCAGCTGTACGAGCTGACCGGGCACGTCGATCCGCAGGACACCGGTGCCGCCCTCGACTCCCCCGAGCTGCCCGCCGCGCTGGACGCCAACGCCAGGGCGGGCAGCCGCAACACGTACCTGGACCTGTCGGGCCCGACGCCCAGCGTGTGGGCGGCGCGGCCGATCGGGGACCAGGTGCTGTCGGTCCGGCTGCCGCTGGGTGCGCAGCGCGCCGAGATCGGCGACCTGGACCGCAGCCTGGTGATGTGGGGCGCGGTCGTCGTCGCTCTGGCCGCACTGGCCGGGGCGGCGCTGGCGTCCCGGCTGAGCAGGCGGCTGCGGTCGGCGGCGGCCACCGCCCGCCGGATCAGCAACGGCGACCTCGACGCCCGGATCGCGATCCGCCCCGGCGGCCCCCGGGCGACCAAGGACGAGGTGGCGGAGCTGTCCGCCGCCCTCAACACCATGGCGGCCTCGCTGCAACGGCGGATCGAGACGGAGCAGCGGTTCACCGCCGACGTGGCGCACGAGCTGCGCACACCGCTCACCGGGTTGCAGACCGCCGCCGAACTGCTGCCGCCGTCCCGCCCGACCGAGCTCGTACGGGACCGGGTGAACGCCCTGCGCACCCTCACCGAGGACCTCCTGGAGGTCGCCCGGCTGGACTCGCACGCGGAGGAGCCGGATCTGTCCACGCATCCGCTGGGCCGTCTGGTGCGGAGCATCACGGAGCGGCTGGGCTGCCCGGCACAGGTGTCCGCACCCGAAGCGGCGGAGACGTACGTGCGCACGGACGCCCGCCGCCTGGCGCGGATCGTCACGAACCTGCTGGTCAACGCGCGCAAGCACGGCGGGGACCCGGTGGAGGTCCGGGTCGAGGGGCCCCGGGTCGTGGTCCGCGACCACGGTCCCGGTTTCCCGGAGAAGCTGCTGGCCGACGGCCCGCAGCGGTTCCTGACGGGGGCCGCCGAGCGCGGGCAGGGCAGCGGCCTCGGGCTGACGATCGCGTTCGGTCAGGCACGGGCGATCGGGGCGCGGGTCGAGCTGGCGAACCATCCGGACGACGGGGGCGCGGTGGTCGTGGTGACGCTTCCCACGACGCCGGAGGAGGGATGA
- a CDS encoding deoxyguanosinetriphosphate triphosphohydrolase, translating into MESTAYDSAATQRWDAEPDKRPGRTAFQRDRARVLHSAALRRLAGKTQVVTPGSRSQVWDSSPRTRLTHSLECAQVGRELGAALGCDPDLVEAACLSHDMGHPPFGHNGEQALNDFAKDCGGFEGNAQSLRLLTRLEPKRFVRSAESGELVSVGLNLTRAALDAATKYPWTRGSHPTDPGSVKFGVYEDDLPVFRWAREGAPDFRKCFEAQVMDWSDDVAYSVHDFEDGLHAGHIDPNLLFAEPERQDIYAVAVGRYVPEDTDPAELAAALDRLMDQDWWPHGYDGSALAQARLKDATSQLIGRFCLAAESATRGAYGTGRLTRYSAELVVPRSTRNECAVLKAVADRYVMQRDEQERLRADQRIVIAELAEALTLRAPGEGLDPQFRALYDTAPDDRARKRVLVDQIASLTDSSARSLHARLTANR; encoded by the coding sequence ATGGAAAGCACCGCATACGACTCGGCCGCGACGCAGCGCTGGGACGCCGAGCCCGACAAACGGCCCGGCAGGACCGCGTTCCAGCGCGACCGCGCGCGCGTGCTGCACTCCGCCGCACTGCGCCGCCTCGCGGGCAAGACCCAGGTCGTCACCCCCGGTTCGCGGAGCCAGGTGTGGGACTCCAGCCCCCGCACCCGGCTCACCCACTCCCTGGAGTGCGCCCAGGTCGGCCGGGAGCTGGGGGCGGCGCTGGGCTGCGACCCCGACCTCGTCGAAGCGGCCTGCCTCTCCCATGACATGGGCCACCCGCCCTTCGGGCACAACGGCGAGCAGGCCCTCAACGACTTCGCCAAGGACTGCGGCGGCTTCGAGGGCAACGCCCAGTCGCTGCGCCTGCTCACCCGCCTCGAACCCAAGCGCTTCGTGCGCTCGGCGGAGAGCGGCGAGCTGGTCAGCGTCGGGCTCAATCTGACGCGTGCCGCCCTCGACGCGGCCACCAAGTACCCCTGGACGCGCGGCAGTCACCCCACCGACCCCGGCTCGGTGAAGTTCGGCGTCTACGAGGACGACCTGCCCGTCTTCCGCTGGGCCCGCGAGGGCGCCCCCGACTTCCGCAAGTGCTTCGAGGCCCAGGTCATGGACTGGTCCGACGACGTCGCGTACTCCGTCCACGACTTCGAGGACGGCCTGCACGCGGGCCACATCGACCCCAACCTCCTCTTCGCCGAACCCGAACGGCAGGACATCTACGCGGTGGCCGTCGGCCGGTACGTCCCCGAGGACACCGACCCCGCCGAACTGGCCGCAGCGCTGGACCGCCTCATGGACCAGGACTGGTGGCCGCACGGGTACGACGGCTCGGCCCTCGCCCAGGCCCGCCTGAAGGACGCCACGAGCCAGCTCATCGGCCGCTTCTGCCTGGCGGCGGAGAGCGCCACGCGCGGCGCCTACGGCACCGGCCGCCTCACCCGCTACTCCGCCGAACTCGTCGTCCCCCGCTCCACCCGCAACGAGTGCGCGGTGCTGAAGGCGGTCGCCGACCGGTACGTCATGCAGCGCGACGAGCAGGAGCGTCTCCGCGCCGACCAGCGCATCGTCATCGCCGAACTCGCCGAGGCACTCACCCTGAGGGCCCCCGGCGAGGGCCTCGACCCCCAGTTCCGGGCCCTCTACGACACGGCCCCCGACGACCGCGCCCGCAAACGCGTCCTCGTCGACCAGATCGCCTCCCTCACCGACTCCTCCGCCCGCTCCCTCCACGCCCGCCTGACAGCCAACCGCTAG